In the Thermococcus sp. MAR1 genome, one interval contains:
- a CDS encoding heparan-alpha-glucosaminide N-acetyltransferase — protein MFGSEIYTDRRYWEIDLLRGIGITMMVVSNFVTDLQLFLGYNENPALWWFFARLTASTFVFASGLSMWISYSRTLGKSASPYRKYFKRFLKLFGLGLLITAVTYFLSITIHFGILHFLGLATLLGMLFYRFGRRNALWAAFFILGYLVLRNFHDGLWLLPVGIMPENYFTPDYFPIFPWFGVFLLGMTAGSVLYPDGRRKRDIGLPSSPLVHFLAFAGRHTLAIYLLHQPVLVGLLRLIYGPLPGLPI, from the coding sequence ATGTTCGGCTCCGAGATATACACCGACCGCCGCTACTGGGAAATCGACCTGCTCCGCGGCATCGGAATAACTATGATGGTGGTCTCGAACTTTGTGACCGATTTACAACTTTTTCTTGGCTATAACGAGAACCCGGCGCTCTGGTGGTTCTTTGCCCGTCTTACTGCCTCAACCTTTGTCTTCGCCTCGGGCCTCTCGATGTGGATAAGCTACTCCAGAACGCTGGGAAAAAGTGCCAGCCCCTACAGGAAGTACTTCAAGAGATTTCTCAAGCTCTTCGGCCTCGGACTGCTGATAACTGCAGTAACGTATTTCCTGAGCATAACAATCCATTTTGGAATTCTCCACTTCCTCGGCCTTGCGACGCTCCTTGGAATGCTTTTTTACAGGTTCGGGCGTCGTAATGCTCTCTGGGCGGCGTTTTTTATCCTGGGATATCTGGTTCTCAGGAACTTCCACGATGGGCTCTGGCTTCTGCCTGTTGGAATAATGCCGGAAAACTATTTCACCCCTGACTACTTCCCGATATTCCCCTGGTTCGGGGTCTTCTTACTCGGAATGACTGCGGGGAGCGTTCTCTATCCTGACGGGAGGAGAAAAAGGGATATTGGTCTCCCGTCGAGTCCATTAGTTCACTTCCTTGCCTTCGCTGGTAGGCACACCCTGGCAATCTACCTGCTCCATCAGCCGGTTCTCGTGGGCCTCCTCAGGCTCATTTACGGTCCTCTTCCCGGCCTTCCAATTTAG
- the mrtA gene encoding CPBP family archaeomyxosortase MrtA: MRVRRNPWVLYIALLPFIVIVRSTGGGIFQWAGYNFLFYFAFPLLLARLLGFKPAELGVKAGKKGGYELALILFLLTIPLSLYGTTMPSMKEYYPIFQYSGWDDFFLKELAVGVIMFSHEVFYRGIVLFPLARKNEWLGILAQDVPYTLVHIGKPGIEVPYSFVAGIVFAKMDLKSGSFLPSFLLHWLGSVLFDLLCVLL; the protein is encoded by the coding sequence ATGAGGGTCAGGAGAAATCCCTGGGTTCTCTACATTGCACTGCTACCGTTTATTGTTATCGTCCGCTCCACCGGGGGCGGAATCTTCCAGTGGGCAGGTTATAACTTCCTATTCTACTTTGCTTTTCCTCTCCTTCTCGCGAGGTTACTCGGGTTTAAGCCCGCTGAACTGGGGGTGAAGGCTGGAAAGAAAGGGGGATATGAGCTGGCGCTGATACTGTTTCTGCTGACGATCCCCCTGAGCCTCTACGGCACGACCATGCCCTCTATGAAGGAGTATTACCCGATATTCCAGTACTCCGGCTGGGATGATTTCTTCCTCAAGGAGCTGGCGGTGGGGGTGATAATGTTCTCCCACGAGGTGTTCTACCGGGGGATTGTCCTCTTTCCACTCGCCAGGAAGAACGAGTGGCTCGGCATACTCGCACAGGATGTTCCCTACACGCTCGTGCACATCGGCAAGCCGGGAATAGAGGTTCCATACTCCTTTGTGGCGGGGATAGTCTTCGCCAAGATGGACCTCAAGAGCGGGAGCTTTCTTCCGAGCTTTCTGCTCCACTGGCTTGGTTCGGTTCTCTTTGATCTTCTCTGCGTCCTTCTCTGA
- the thiC gene encoding phosphomethylpyrimidine synthase ThiC: protein MTQLEEAKRGVITEEMKFIAEREGINAEKLRKSVAKGHTVIFRNVRHDWVKPVAVGEAVRVKVNANIGTSRDIVDVEAEIEKAKVALKYGADTIMDLSTGGDLDSIRKAIMHAVDVPIGTVPIYQAAEEMLANGKAIIEMSEDDMWKALEKHFRDGVDYTTIHVGVTREVVEKMKRVKRVVGMVSRGGTFLAAWILHWGEENPFYRDYDYLLELAKEYDVVLSLGDGLRPGGLPDAGDELQIAELYTLGRLVKRAREAGVQTMVEGPGHVPIDQIPAQVKLAKVATDNAPFYVLGPIVTDIFPGYDHITAAIGGAIAALNGADFLCYVTPAEHLGLPTVEHVREGVIAARIAAHAVNLTRFEADFRKDYLMSVARGRLDWAKQFELSGDRDRFIEIRKERPTKTEACSMCGDLCAIKLINDMLRKGEAE, encoded by the coding sequence ATGACCCAGCTTGAGGAGGCCAAACGCGGGGTAATCACCGAGGAGATGAAGTTCATAGCCGAGAGGGAGGGTATAAATGCCGAGAAGCTCAGGAAGAGCGTGGCCAAAGGCCACACCGTAATCTTCCGCAACGTCCGCCACGACTGGGTGAAGCCGGTAGCTGTCGGGGAAGCTGTCCGCGTTAAGGTGAACGCCAACATAGGCACCTCCCGCGACATAGTGGACGTCGAAGCTGAGATAGAGAAGGCCAAGGTCGCCCTCAAGTACGGCGCTGACACGATAATGGACCTTTCCACCGGCGGTGACCTTGACTCCATAAGGAAGGCCATAATGCACGCCGTTGATGTGCCAATCGGAACGGTGCCGATTTACCAGGCCGCCGAGGAGATGCTAGCAAATGGGAAGGCCATCATCGAGATGAGCGAGGACGACATGTGGAAAGCCCTTGAGAAGCACTTCAGGGACGGCGTTGACTACACCACTATTCACGTTGGAGTAACCAGGGAAGTCGTCGAGAAGATGAAGAGGGTAAAGAGAGTTGTCGGCATGGTCTCGCGCGGAGGAACATTTTTGGCGGCATGGATACTCCACTGGGGCGAGGAGAACCCCTTCTACAGGGACTACGACTACCTCCTTGAGCTGGCCAAAGAGTACGACGTCGTTCTCAGCCTCGGCGACGGGTTAAGACCGGGTGGACTTCCAGATGCCGGCGATGAGCTTCAAATAGCGGAACTCTACACCCTCGGGAGGCTCGTGAAGCGCGCGAGGGAAGCGGGCGTCCAGACGATGGTCGAGGGGCCGGGCCACGTCCCGATTGACCAGATTCCGGCCCAGGTGAAGCTCGCCAAGGTTGCAACGGACAACGCGCCCTTCTACGTTTTGGGGCCAATAGTCACGGATATCTTCCCGGGCTACGACCACATCACGGCGGCTATAGGCGGGGCGATAGCCGCTTTAAACGGCGCGGACTTTCTCTGCTACGTAACGCCGGCGGAGCATCTCGGACTGCCAACGGTGGAGCACGTGAGGGAGGGCGTGATTGCAGCAAGGATAGCAGCCCACGCGGTAAACCTGACGCGCTTCGAGGCGGACTTCAGGAAGGACTACCTCATGAGCGTCGCGAGGGGCAGGCTCGACTGGGCAAAGCAGTTCGAGCTGAGCGGGGACAGGGACAGGTTCATTGAGATAAGGAAGGAGAGGCCGACTAAAACAGAGGCCTGTTCGATGTGCGGTGACCTCTGCGCGATAAAGCTCATCAACGACATGCTGAGGAAGGGTGAGGCCGAGTGA
- a CDS encoding IMP cyclohydrolase — MTYTGRTLGIGLMNGEPFAFYLLCSRSFPKRKAIVKGRAVYIENLTETDNPYVSYPVVRLLDGYAVVTNGLQTDFIAQTLEWESPKKALTHVLDALDYERDNYSTPRIAGIIGTDGRGWLGFAGRDEFWVKTLGLKDGKAFVTATYDLGLVELDFPVFGSAEELAEKAMELPFENKVLAIGVVNEGSKWKVRAFP; from the coding sequence TTGACGTACACGGGTAGAACTCTAGGAATTGGCCTGATGAACGGCGAGCCCTTCGCCTTTTATTTGCTCTGCTCCCGCTCCTTCCCGAAGAGAAAGGCCATCGTTAAAGGGAGGGCAGTTTACATCGAGAACCTGACGGAGACGGACAACCCCTACGTCAGTTACCCCGTGGTGAGGCTCCTTGACGGGTACGCCGTTGTCACCAACGGCCTCCAGACGGACTTTATCGCTCAAACCCTTGAGTGGGAGAGCCCCAAGAAGGCTCTAACCCACGTTTTAGACGCCCTCGACTACGAAAGGGACAATTACAGCACGCCGAGAATAGCGGGTATAATCGGGACCGATGGCAGGGGCTGGTTGGGCTTCGCCGGCCGGGACGAGTTCTGGGTGAAGACTCTGGGACTCAAAGATGGAAAGGCCTTCGTAACGGCAACATACGATCTCGGCCTTGTCGAGCTCGATTTCCCGGTCTTTGGGAGTGCAGAGGAGCTTGCCGAGAAGGCTATGGAGTTGCCCTTCGAGAACAAGGTTCTGGCGATTGGGGTGGTTAATGAGGGTAGTAAGTGGAAAGTGAGGGCCTTTCCCTAA
- a CDS encoding sulfide-dependent adenosine diphosphate thiazole synthase: MLRETEISRAIIEAYTRELLESLSLDVAIVGAGPSGMVAGYYLAKNGAKVAIFEKKLSIGGGIWGGAMGFNKIVVQEEAREILDEFGITYKPFGKGLYVADAIETATTIASKAVKAGVRFFNMVEVEDLVVKDDRVAGIVINWTPVLMTGLHVDPLTVEAKFVIDSTGHGAQISQHLVRRGMLEVPGEGPMWAEKGEELTVEHTREIFPGLYVTGMAANAISGAPRMGPIFGGMFLSGRKAALEILEKLR; the protein is encoded by the coding sequence ATGCTTAGGGAGACGGAGATAAGCAGGGCGATAATCGAGGCCTATACGAGGGAGCTTCTCGAGAGCTTGAGCCTCGACGTCGCTATTGTGGGCGCGGGCCCCTCTGGCATGGTTGCCGGCTATTACCTCGCCAAGAACGGGGCCAAGGTTGCGATATTTGAAAAGAAGCTCTCAATCGGTGGCGGAATCTGGGGCGGCGCGATGGGCTTCAACAAAATAGTCGTGCAGGAAGAAGCGAGGGAAATCCTCGACGAGTTCGGGATAACGTACAAGCCCTTCGGAAAAGGCCTCTACGTGGCAGATGCAATCGAGACGGCAACGACGATAGCGAGCAAGGCTGTAAAGGCCGGTGTGCGGTTCTTCAACATGGTCGAGGTCGAGGACCTGGTTGTCAAGGACGACCGCGTGGCTGGAATAGTGATCAACTGGACGCCGGTTCTCATGACGGGCCTCCACGTGGACCCTTTAACAGTTGAGGCGAAGTTTGTAATCGATTCAACGGGTCACGGGGCGCAGATAAGTCAGCACCTCGTCAGGCGCGGCATGCTTGAGGTTCCCGGGGAGGGCCCGATGTGGGCCGAGAAGGGGGAAGAGCTGACCGTCGAGCACACGAGGGAAATCTTTCCCGGCCTCTACGTCACTGGAATGGCCGCGAACGCGATAAGCGGTGCCCCGAGAATGGGACCAATATTCGGCGGAATGTTCCTGAGCGGTAGAAAAGCGGCCCTCGAAATCCTTGAGAAGCTGAGGTGA
- a CDS encoding phosphoribosylaminoimidazolesuccinocarboxamide synthase, whose product MRLIYRGKTKDVYEDGPYLVFYFKDSLLGEDGREDTGGNEVIGERPGKGTAVLGQTEFFFSLLERNGIRTHFVERIDERRARFLKAERIPLETIYRFKAYGSFLRRYRGWVKSLQELGIVEFTLKDDSLGDPLITEEAILQLGIASEGELEKMKEVTKRVAEILAEFFSAKGLELIDFKLEFGRLNGELLVIDELSGDTMRVMKGGRLLSQEELLEVVE is encoded by the coding sequence GTGAGGCTCATCTACCGCGGCAAAACGAAGGACGTTTACGAGGATGGCCCGTATCTAGTCTTTTACTTCAAGGACTCCCTGCTGGGCGAAGACGGCAGAGAGGACACGGGTGGCAACGAGGTGATAGGCGAGAGACCGGGCAAGGGGACTGCAGTTCTTGGACAGACGGAGTTCTTCTTCAGCCTGCTGGAAAGGAACGGGATAAGGACCCACTTCGTCGAGCGGATTGACGAGCGGAGGGCGCGCTTTCTGAAAGCAGAGAGGATTCCGCTGGAGACTATATACCGCTTTAAGGCTTACGGAAGCTTTCTCAGGAGATACAGAGGCTGGGTGAAGTCCCTCCAAGAGCTGGGAATAGTTGAGTTCACCCTCAAGGACGACTCGCTCGGCGACCCCCTCATAACCGAAGAAGCAATATTACAGCTAGGTATAGCGAGCGAAGGGGAGCTGGAGAAAATGAAGGAGGTAACGAAAAGGGTCGCCGAAATCCTGGCGGAGTTCTTCTCCGCTAAGGGGCTTGAGCTAATAGACTTCAAGCTGGAGTTCGGCAGGCTGAATGGAGAGCTTCTGGTGATAGACGAGCTCAGCGGCGACACGATGCGCGTTATGAAGGGTGGAAGGCTTTTGAGCCAGGAAGAGCTCCTGGAGGTGGTAGAATGA
- the thiD gene encoding bifunctional hydroxymethylpyrimidine kinase/phosphomethylpyrimidine kinase, which produces MAVLIVAGLDTGGGAGLKADIETVSALSEHPLPVLTAVTYQNPEGVSGYHPLPPEVVRRELRAVKGHFDINAVKIGMLGSGGIAKAVAKETEGLRRVFDPVMASSTGEKLVDDIESLKVLVEGSIVTPNVPEAEALSGLKIRSIEDMKESARFIAQTLKAEAVIVKGGHLDLTDLLYWNGEFFEFKGRKVDGFTHGTGCAFSSALATFLAKGLELPEAVERAKRFVENSIRFSKTEAKAVNPLWKLQRDSHRWRAREELEKAVEELVKLGEQLNPHVPEVGTNFALATPLGEVFAVKGRIVRYGKAVKPVGPVELNASDHLRRALLKMREFYPEVRAVLNLRYSEGLIERAEKLGLTVSFYDRREEPEEVKRAERGTMEWGIETAVKKAGRKPDLVYHLGDWGKEPMVLIFGRDAREVVRKVKELLG; this is translated from the coding sequence TTGGCCGTTTTGATTGTAGCCGGCCTCGACACCGGGGGCGGGGCGGGTTTGAAGGCCGACATCGAAACTGTCTCGGCTCTGAGCGAGCACCCGCTCCCGGTTCTGACAGCGGTAACCTACCAGAACCCGGAGGGAGTCTCGGGATACCATCCCCTTCCCCCGGAAGTCGTGAGGAGGGAGTTAAGGGCCGTTAAGGGACATTTCGATATTAATGCAGTCAAAATCGGAATGCTTGGGAGCGGGGGAATAGCGAAGGCCGTCGCCAAGGAGACGGAAGGTTTAAGGAGGGTCTTCGACCCGGTGATGGCTTCAAGCACCGGGGAAAAGCTCGTGGACGACATCGAGTCGCTCAAAGTCCTTGTGGAGGGCTCAATAGTTACCCCAAACGTCCCGGAGGCCGAAGCTCTAAGCGGTCTTAAAATCCGCTCGATCGAGGACATGAAGGAATCTGCCAGGTTCATCGCCCAAACTCTGAAAGCGGAGGCGGTAATAGTCAAAGGCGGACACCTGGACCTAACCGATCTCCTCTACTGGAACGGGGAGTTCTTCGAGTTTAAGGGAAGAAAAGTTGATGGCTTCACCCACGGGACGGGCTGTGCCTTCTCCTCGGCTTTAGCCACTTTCCTCGCCAAGGGCCTTGAGCTTCCCGAAGCTGTCGAAAGGGCCAAGCGCTTCGTCGAAAACTCCATACGGTTCTCGAAGACAGAGGCAAAGGCCGTCAATCCCCTCTGGAAGCTCCAGAGAGATTCCCACCGCTGGAGGGCAAGAGAAGAGCTTGAAAAGGCCGTTGAAGAGCTCGTGAAGCTGGGGGAACAACTTAACCCTCACGTCCCCGAGGTCGGGACCAACTTCGCACTGGCGACTCCCCTCGGCGAGGTCTTCGCCGTCAAGGGCAGAATCGTCCGCTACGGAAAAGCCGTAAAACCAGTGGGGCCGGTCGAATTGAACGCCAGCGACCACCTGAGGAGGGCTTTGCTTAAGATGCGTGAGTTCTATCCTGAAGTCCGGGCCGTCCTAAACCTGCGCTATTCGGAAGGGTTGATAGAGCGCGCTGAAAAGCTCGGTCTCACGGTTTCCTTCTACGACAGGCGGGAGGAGCCGGAGGAAGTGAAGAGAGCCGAGAGGGGAACGATGGAATGGGGCATCGAGACCGCTGTAAAGAAGGCCGGAAGAAAGCCCGACTTAGTTTATCACCTCGGGGACTGGGGCAAGGAGCCAATGGTTCTAATCTTCGGTAGGGACGCACGGGAGGTTGTGAGAAAAGTTAAGGAACTTCTGGGCTAA
- a CDS encoding peptidylprolyl isomerase, whose product MMKVQKGDVIRLHYTGKVKETGEIFDTTFEDVAKEAGIYSEKGIYGPVPIAVGAGHVLGGLDEQLEGLEVGKKYELVIPPEKGFGKRDPKLIKTFTLGQFRRQGIYPFPGMPVEIETESGRKLKGKVMTVSGGRVRVDFNHPYAGKHLVYEVEIVEKIEDPIEKVKALIELRMPRVDTEKVIIEVGEKDVTVDFGQLLNEVDKNTLVLGEILLESDLKFIGYEEVTFKPSVDELLKPPEEEKEIVELEEEVSEPLVEEVEEKAEEVKEEPEAEKAEEKPDEVTEEKAKEPKEAEEPEETEKEEKPKKKTTRKSTKGRKTRRTTTRKTTSKKKAKAAEESSEKKEE is encoded by the coding sequence ATGATGAAGGTTCAGAAGGGAGACGTCATAAGGCTCCACTACACCGGAAAGGTCAAAGAAACTGGCGAGATATTCGACACCACATTTGAGGATGTCGCCAAGGAGGCGGGCATATACTCAGAGAAGGGAATCTACGGTCCGGTTCCAATAGCCGTTGGAGCGGGCCACGTCCTTGGAGGCCTTGACGAGCAGCTCGAGGGACTTGAGGTTGGGAAGAAGTACGAGCTCGTGATCCCCCCGGAGAAGGGCTTCGGGAAACGCGACCCCAAGCTCATAAAGACCTTCACCCTCGGGCAGTTCAGGAGGCAGGGCATCTACCCGTTCCCTGGAATGCCGGTTGAGATAGAGACCGAGAGTGGAAGGAAGCTCAAGGGTAAGGTCATGACCGTCAGTGGAGGTAGAGTAAGGGTTGACTTCAACCACCCCTACGCCGGCAAGCACCTCGTATATGAGGTTGAGATCGTCGAGAAGATTGAAGATCCGATCGAGAAGGTAAAAGCCTTAATAGAGCTCCGCATGCCGAGGGTCGACACTGAGAAGGTCATCATCGAAGTCGGTGAGAAGGACGTTACCGTTGACTTCGGCCAGCTCCTCAACGAGGTTGACAAGAACACCCTCGTCCTCGGCGAGATACTCCTCGAGAGCGATCTCAAGTTCATAGGCTACGAGGAGGTCACCTTCAAGCCCTCCGTCGACGAACTCCTCAAACCGCCCGAGGAGGAGAAAGAGATCGTGGAGCTCGAGGAGGAGGTCAGCGAGCCCCTCGTGGAGGAAGTTGAGGAGAAGGCTGAAGAGGTCAAAGAAGAGCCCGAGGCTGAGAAGGCCGAGGAGAAGCCGGATGAAGTCACCGAGGAAAAGGCCAAGGAACCAAAGGAAGCCGAGGAGCCTGAAGAGACAGAGAAAGAGGAGAAGCCCAAGAAGAAGACCACCAGGAAGAGCACCAAGGGCAGGAAGACCAGGAGAACAACCACCAGAAAGACCACCAGCAAGAAGAAGGCCAAGGCCGCTGAGGAGAGCAGTGAAAAGAAGGAGGAGTGA
- a CDS encoding ATP-binding cassette domain-containing protein codes for MMIRGKVVGSEIPRFKHRWFGILEVEAGEEKYRLYMTGNVAQWFLTGDEVEIEVLSEPKERDGLKVLDFDDYRLWKFYGGDKIPVWPLFEKTVEAKRYSPLTGELLYTYRLRAREAKYESDFEAIAELEQYHYASQKEKVALWRCENGHIFEANTKQRCPVCGSEDVHILEIKGSTPASRFLILELVEREEYEPKILSYVRIDPPIPLMHRRLPNGEVEKNIREKVFPEEWFHPAFWPERIMRELYEELRKKYKKRIARSYLWEEAKWKALAETNTAGARIARVVVHPDYRSDGLGQLSVKSALEWIAERRVPEMRKRKHLVETIAQMARYNPFFEKVGFKFLWETASGRPVLFYPLSEDAREYIDRFLKEDPYAPPEGRLWRPSYGKVEPLNGPIRFVNVSKVFESELDIRGLPEEIQELLKAFGVRHRVIQRPVLRNLNFEIGPGELVAIVGASGAGKTTLLRLILGSANGWWEEKYRPTTGRIEVPGNVKASVLIPGEFEPNFGSESILEHVYRKIRDINAAVEILNRAGLSDAVLYRARFSELSTGQKERAKIASLLAEKPNLLLMDEFAAHLDTLTAMRVAKKVAEIIREAGITALIITHRPEVLKALDPDKVLFVGYGTARISKLEGREEDRK; via the coding sequence ATGATGATACGCGGGAAGGTCGTCGGGAGCGAAATCCCGCGCTTCAAACACCGCTGGTTTGGAATCCTTGAAGTTGAGGCCGGGGAGGAAAAATACCGCCTCTACATGACGGGTAATGTCGCCCAGTGGTTCCTGACGGGCGACGAGGTCGAGATTGAAGTTTTGAGCGAGCCGAAGGAGAGAGACGGACTCAAGGTACTCGACTTCGACGACTACCGTCTCTGGAAGTTCTACGGGGGGGATAAAATTCCTGTATGGCCCCTCTTCGAGAAAACCGTCGAGGCAAAGCGCTACTCGCCTTTAACCGGTGAGCTGCTCTACACCTACAGACTCCGCGCGAGGGAGGCCAAATACGAGAGTGATTTTGAGGCCATAGCGGAGCTTGAGCAGTACCACTACGCGAGCCAGAAGGAGAAGGTCGCCCTGTGGCGCTGTGAGAACGGGCACATCTTCGAGGCAAACACCAAGCAGAGATGTCCCGTCTGCGGGAGCGAGGATGTGCACATCCTTGAGATAAAGGGTTCTACTCCGGCATCGCGTTTCCTGATCCTTGAGCTCGTCGAAAGGGAGGAGTACGAGCCAAAGATTCTGAGCTACGTCCGGATTGACCCGCCCATACCCCTCATGCACCGCAGACTGCCGAACGGCGAAGTTGAGAAAAACATCCGGGAAAAGGTATTCCCGGAGGAGTGGTTTCACCCGGCTTTCTGGCCTGAGAGGATAATGAGAGAGCTTTACGAGGAGCTGAGGAAGAAATACAAGAAAAGAATAGCGCGCTCATACCTCTGGGAAGAGGCCAAATGGAAGGCCTTGGCGGAGACCAACACCGCTGGAGCGAGGATTGCGCGCGTTGTGGTTCATCCAGACTACCGCTCCGATGGACTGGGGCAGTTAAGCGTTAAATCCGCCCTCGAATGGATAGCCGAGCGCAGGGTTCCCGAGATGAGGAAGAGGAAGCACCTCGTCGAGACCATAGCCCAGATGGCCCGCTACAACCCCTTCTTCGAGAAGGTCGGCTTCAAGTTCCTCTGGGAGACTGCCAGCGGAAGGCCCGTCCTATTCTACCCGCTGAGCGAAGACGCCAGAGAATACATTGACCGCTTTTTGAAGGAAGACCCCTACGCACCTCCCGAAGGAAGGCTTTGGAGGCCAAGCTACGGGAAGGTTGAACCCCTGAACGGGCCGATACGCTTCGTCAACGTCTCCAAGGTCTTCGAGAGCGAGCTCGACATTAGGGGATTGCCGGAGGAGATTCAGGAACTTCTGAAGGCTTTCGGCGTAAGGCACCGCGTCATTCAGAGGCCTGTCCTGAGGAACCTCAACTTCGAGATAGGGCCCGGGGAGCTGGTTGCAATAGTGGGTGCGAGCGGGGCCGGAAAGACGACTCTCCTGAGGCTGATCCTCGGCTCTGCAAACGGCTGGTGGGAGGAGAAATACAGACCAACCACCGGTCGGATAGAGGTGCCCGGGAACGTAAAGGCCTCCGTCCTGATACCCGGCGAGTTCGAGCCTAACTTCGGCTCCGAGAGCATATTGGAGCACGTTTACCGAAAGATCAGGGACATAAACGCCGCGGTGGAGATACTCAACAGGGCCGGCCTGAGCGATGCGGTGCTGTATAGGGCCAGGTTCTCGGAGCTGAGCACCGGGCAAAAAGAGAGGGCAAAGATAGCCTCGCTTCTGGCCGAGAAGCCAAACCTCCTCCTGATGGACGAGTTCGCGGCGCATCTCGATACGCTCACGGCAATGAGGGTGGCCAAGAAGGTCGCGGAGATAATCCGTGAGGCAGGGATAACAGCTTTGATAATAACCCACAGGCCGGAGGTTCTAAAGGCTTTGGATCCGGACAAGGTGCTCTTCGTCGGCTACGGGACGGCAAGGATATCTAAATTGGAAGGCCGGGAAGAGGACCGTAAATGA
- a CDS encoding formate--phosphoribosylaminoimidazolecarboxamide ligase produces the protein MIISTIASHSSLQILLGAKREGFRTRLYVKPGRKAFYSSIPLVDEIVVTENMREVLGDDGIIVPHGSFVAYLGIEAIEKAKAKFFGNKRFLKWETSFELQDRVLKKAGIPMVEVIEPEEAKPDELYFVRLEGPRGGSGHFLAYGYELEEKTKGLSEPYRIERFTDGVYLYVHFFYSPILNRLELFGVDERLVIADANKRRPFRTLPYTIAGNKAVALRESLIPVLYDYGLAFVKAMEELEPPGIIGPFALHFAYDGEFHCIGFASRIDGGSNAKHWYSALYWERPMLMGERIAREIKFALEEDRLKEVVT, from the coding sequence ATGATAATCTCCACCATAGCTTCCCATTCCTCACTTCAGATACTCCTGGGGGCAAAGAGAGAGGGTTTCAGAACGAGGCTCTACGTCAAACCGGGTAGAAAGGCTTTCTACTCCTCCATCCCGCTTGTCGATGAAATCGTCGTAACGGAAAACATGAGGGAAGTACTCGGTGATGACGGCATCATCGTACCCCACGGCTCTTTTGTGGCATACCTTGGCATAGAGGCCATCGAGAAAGCAAAGGCTAAGTTCTTCGGCAACAAGCGTTTCCTCAAGTGGGAAACCAGCTTTGAGCTCCAGGATAGGGTCCTTAAAAAGGCCGGAATTCCGATGGTTGAAGTCATCGAGCCCGAAGAGGCTAAGCCAGACGAGCTTTACTTTGTCCGCCTTGAGGGACCGAGGGGCGGAAGCGGGCACTTCTTGGCTTACGGTTATGAACTGGAGGAGAAGACCAAAGGCCTGAGCGAACCCTACAGGATTGAACGCTTCACAGACGGCGTTTACCTCTACGTCCACTTCTTCTATTCGCCGATTTTAAACCGTTTGGAGCTCTTCGGCGTTGATGAGCGCCTGGTCATCGCGGACGCAAACAAGAGGCGGCCCTTCAGGACCCTCCCATACACCATTGCGGGAAACAAGGCCGTAGCGCTGAGGGAGTCGCTCATTCCAGTGCTCTACGATTATGGATTGGCTTTCGTCAAGGCCATGGAAGAGCTTGAACCTCCCGGCATCATAGGTCCCTTCGCTCTCCACTTCGCCTACGATGGTGAATTCCACTGCATAGGCTTCGCCTCACGCATAGACGGCGGCAGCAATGCCAAACACTGGTACTCGGCCCTCTACTGGGAGAGGCCGATGCTCATGGGCGAGAGGATAGCGCGCGAGATTAAGTTCGCCCTCGAGGAGGACCGCCTTAAGGAGGTGGTAACTTGA